The Metabacillus litoralis genome contains a region encoding:
- the katG gene encoding catalase/peroxidase HPI: MESFGTTGTGKCPFHGGATSPKTSGTTNQDWWPNQLNLNILHQHDKKSNPMGEDFNYAEEFKKLDYEALKKDLHDLMTDSQDWWPADYGHYGPMFIRMSWHAAGTYRTGDGRGGGSTGNQRFAPLNSWADNANVDKARRLLWPIKQKYGNKISWADLLLLTGNVALESMGLKPFGFGGGRADIWHPEEDIYWGTETEMLGNNRYSGDRELENPLAAVQMGLIYVNPEGPDGKPDPLKSAHDIRETFGRMGMNDEETVALIAGGHTFGKAHGAGDAAHVGPEPEAAPIEAQGLGWLSTHGSGKGGDTITSGLEGAWTANPTQWDNGYFDLLFGYEWWLTKSPAGAYQWMAVDPDEKDLAPDAADSSKKVPTVMFTSDLALRHDPAYEKIARRFHANPDEFADAFARAWFKLLHRDMGPKSRYLGPEVPEEDLIWQDPVPTVDYELTEEEVEKIKVLILDSGLTISELVTTAWASASTFRGSDNRGGANGARIRLAPQKDWEVNQPEQLSKVLSVLEDIQSHLEKKVSLADLIVLGGTAAVEKAAKDAGFDVTVPFAPGRGDATEEQTEVEGFDVLEPVADGFRNYQKKEYSVSPEELLVDRAQLLGLTAPEMTVLIGGMRALGTNYGGTKHGVFTDRVGTLTNDFFVNLLDIGLEWKPVDGGVYEGRDRNTGEVVRTATRVDLVFGSNSVLRAISEVYAQEDNKEKFVKDFVSAWVKVMNADRFDLK, translated from the coding sequence ATGGAATCTTTTGGAACAACAGGAACTGGAAAATGCCCATTTCACGGTGGCGCAACTAGTCCTAAAACTAGCGGTACAACAAATCAAGACTGGTGGCCTAACCAGTTAAACTTAAATATTCTTCATCAGCATGACAAAAAATCTAACCCTATGGGAGAAGACTTTAATTATGCTGAAGAATTCAAAAAGCTAGACTATGAAGCTCTTAAAAAGGATCTTCATGACTTAATGACAGACAGCCAAGACTGGTGGCCTGCAGACTATGGTCACTATGGTCCAATGTTTATTCGTATGTCATGGCATGCTGCTGGTACATATCGTACTGGTGACGGTCGTGGTGGTGGTTCAACAGGTAACCAGCGTTTTGCTCCACTAAATAGCTGGGCTGACAACGCCAACGTTGATAAAGCACGTAGATTACTATGGCCTATTAAGCAAAAGTATGGTAACAAGATCTCTTGGGCTGATTTATTGCTTCTAACAGGAAACGTTGCACTTGAATCAATGGGTCTAAAGCCTTTTGGTTTCGGTGGCGGACGTGCAGACATTTGGCATCCAGAAGAAGACATCTACTGGGGTACTGAAACTGAAATGCTAGGAAATAACCGCTACTCTGGAGACCGTGAGCTTGAAAATCCGCTTGCTGCTGTTCAGATGGGACTTATTTACGTTAATCCAGAAGGTCCAGACGGTAAACCTGATCCACTAAAAAGTGCTCACGACATTCGCGAAACATTCGGACGTATGGGAATGAATGATGAAGAAACTGTTGCACTTATTGCAGGTGGACATACATTCGGTAAAGCACACGGTGCAGGAGATGCTGCACATGTTGGTCCAGAACCAGAAGCAGCTCCAATTGAAGCACAAGGCTTAGGTTGGTTAAGCACTCACGGAAGTGGAAAAGGTGGCGACACAATCACTAGTGGTCTTGAAGGCGCTTGGACAGCTAACCCAACTCAATGGGATAATGGATACTTTGATTTATTATTCGGATATGAATGGTGGTTAACTAAGAGTCCAGCTGGAGCATACCAATGGATGGCTGTAGACCCTGATGAAAAAGATCTTGCACCAGATGCAGCAGATTCATCTAAAAAAGTGCCAACAGTTATGTTCACATCTGATTTAGCATTGCGTCATGACCCAGCCTACGAAAAAATTGCACGTCGTTTCCATGCAAACCCTGATGAGTTTGCTGATGCATTTGCTCGCGCATGGTTCAAACTTTTACACCGTGACATGGGTCCTAAATCACGATATCTTGGTCCAGAGGTTCCAGAAGAAGATCTTATCTGGCAAGATCCTGTACCAACAGTTGATTATGAATTAACAGAAGAAGAAGTAGAAAAAATCAAAGTACTAATTCTAGATTCAGGACTTACAATTAGCGAGTTAGTTACAACTGCTTGGGCTTCAGCAAGCACATTCCGTGGATCGGATAATCGCGGTGGCGCAAACGGTGCACGTATTCGCCTTGCTCCACAAAAGGATTGGGAAGTAAACCAACCTGAACAGCTTTCAAAAGTTCTTTCTGTACTAGAGGACATCCAAAGTCATCTTGAGAAAAAAGTTAGCCTAGCTGACTTAATTGTACTAGGTGGTACTGCGGCAGTAGAAAAAGCGGCAAAAGATGCAGGCTTTGATGTAACAGTTCCTTTCGCTCCAGGACGTGGCGATGCAACAGAAGAACAAACTGAAGTAGAGGGCTTTGACGTGTTAGAGCCTGTTGCTGACGGTTTCCGTAACTATCAAAAGAAAGAGTACAGTGTTAGCCCAGAAGAGCTTCTTGTAGACAGAGCTCAACTACTTGGTCTTACTGCACCAGAAATGACTGTGCTTATCGGTGGTATGCGTGCTCTAGGTACAAACTACGGTGGCACAAAGCACGGTGTATTCACTGATCGTGTAGGTACACTTACTAACGACTTCTTCGTAAATCTACTGGACATCGGCTTAGAATGGAAGCCAGTAGACGGAGGCGTATACGAAGGACGTGACCGCAATACAGGTGAAGTAGTACGAACAGCAACTAGAGTTGATCTAGTATTCGGTTCAAACTCAGTTCTACGTGCGATTTCAGAAGTTTACGCTCAAGAAGATAACAAAGAGAAATTTGTTAAAGACTTCGTTTCTGCTTGGGTTAAAGTAATGAATGCGGATCGTTTTGATCTTAAATAA